In Muribaculum gordoncarteri, the genomic window CGAGAAACTGCGCCCCATAATCGAGGCCGAGGCCGTTGCCTGGGCAGTGGGCATAGTAACTCCTGAAGAGATCGACCACATAAATATACTCAGGGCATCGATACTGGCAATGCATCGCGCCATAGATGCATTGAGCATAAAACCCGGTGCAATAATAATCGACGGGAATCGATTCTCGGCCTATGGCGACATCCCTTTTCAAACTTTTGTCAAGGGCGACGGACGCTTTGGCAACATAGCGGCAGCGTCAATTCTCGCCAAGACCCACCGTGACGAGTACATGAGAAACCTGCATGAGCAATATCCGCAATACGGATGGAATGTTAACAAGGGCTATCCCACCCGCGCCCACCGCGCAGCAATAGCCGAATACGGTCCCACGCCCTACCACCGCATGACCTTCCGCCTCCTCGACCCCCAGCAGCTCACCCTGTTCTAAAGCCGTTAACACATTTTAAGCGGGGCGGGGCGATTATCGTAATATACTGTAATCCATTGTTGTTGATTTGCTGTTTTTGTTAAAAAGCAGTATATTTGCATCGTCTCTATTTTTAAGAATTAGTTTACAATCAACATGCTAAAACGACTGAATCTAATCAGAACGGCGGTGATGGGTATTTTCGGAACCGTCGCCGTATGGCTCAATGCCGCACCTACAGGTACCATGACCACAGTCACTCCCGACGGCAACTGCGTAGTAGTCCGTGCCTTAAGCGACAATATAATCAGAGTAACCAATGCTCCCCGCGGCGTGAAACCAAGCCACACTCAAGCTGCCTCCATGAAGGCTGAAAAATTCAACGGTAAAATCGTAAAAAACGGCTCACAAATCGTGATGACACTGCCTTCGGGTCTTGAAGTGTCGCTCAACACTGCGAGCGGCGCAACATCGTTCACCGGAGGAAAAGAGCGACTGCTCTATGACTCGGGAGTGAGGACAACAGCATCGGACGGACGCAAATCA contains:
- a CDS encoding ribonuclease HII, whose translation is MLPTCYIAGRNEAGCDEAGRGCLAGSVYAAAVILPDDFHHPLLNDSKQLTEARREKLRPIIEAEAVAWAVGIVTPEEIDHINILRASILAMHRAIDALSIKPGAIIIDGNRFSAYGDIPFQTFVKGDGRFGNIAAASILAKTHRDEYMRNLHEQYPQYGWNVNKGYPTRAHRAAIAEYGPTPYHRMTFRLLDPQQLTLF